The genomic window agttttgattGTAAGCATGTTTTgaaacatgtttttctttttatgttgaTAGATGGCGCAAAGAGCTAGGATCTTGCAAGGAACCCCGACTGGGAGCACACAAGGTTATAtcaatatttaaaaacacattatgtttctttttctatAAATTTATAGTTTACAAATCtaaaacatttaatttattataattgtttcAGAATCTGCTGAACCACAATCACAAAGTCAAATATTCAATATGGATGAGTGTAGAAAAGTCATTACACATTTTGTTCTCAGTAATGAAAATGCATTTAGATGTGTAGGAAGTGAGGGGTTTAGACAATGGGGTAGACAGTTACAACCACAATTCACTGCCCCTTCACGGAGGACTATTGCTAAGGATTGTTATAAACTTTATTTGACTGAAAAACTGAAGCTCAAGACATTTTTCAAAACTAATTGCACTAGTGTAGCCTTAACCACAGATTGTTGGACATCACCTCAAAAACTTAGTTACTTGGTCATTACTGTCTTCTTCACTAACAATGATGGGAATGATCAAAAACGAATCATTAGTTTCACTTTAATTCTAGGTGACAAAGAGGACTTAGAGGACTCAATTGCAAGAAAAGTTGAAGAGGTATTGAGGGAATGGGGAATAGGAAATGTGTCAAGGGTTTCATCTGAGAGCACATTTAGCAAGGGTGGTAGTGTTCTAAACACATGTTGGAGTTCATTGAGCCCACGTTTGGTAGAGGCTTTGATATGTACTCAAAGTTGGTTGAATCTCTCGGTTGGAGTTAGTACAAGTGGGGCGTCTCGGTCTGGTACTGCTGGTGAAGCACTTCCAGCAGCTGGACCTTCTGTTTGATTCCCTTTTATGGTacacaaatcaattttttgtctatctctttctcttattttatgtatttcattaatttttatttatatatactaatttaatttaattacttgTAGGGATGcatttttttgatattttggagTCACATATGACTCAAACATCACATGCCACTCTTTTGAACCTCACATTTTGGAATGTAGCCTGCTTGTGAGCTTGGCTCCATGTGATTTCGAACGCTGATAAATGCTTAGCTGCCTAGTGAAATATGATGAAGATTAGTAAATGGTAAGTTTGAtgggttaattttttttttggatcaaTGTGAATATTAAGTTATtgaaatatgtaaaaaaattgtgTGTCTAAAAGATCACATCACACCTTCATGAAGCTGCAACAATTACATTTGATGTCTAGGAACTTCTAATGACTAGAAATACTAACAAATAGCCTAGGATGTTGTAAAGTCAAGGAATAGTAAAAATACACTGACTCTTAATAGAAGTCATAAACaagtaaaactaaaaatagGTAAGCAAGTACTACATATATCAATTACGGATCAGTTTCCCTCAACTTGTGCAAAGTAGAAGCTAACTAAATCAAAGTTTTAATTTAAACTACCAAATCTAGCAGTTGCAAAGTAGAAGCTAACTAAATGGCAGCAAGAACAGAGGAACTACTGCTTACTTTGGAACGTTGATAAATTGTAACTTTACACATTGTGGAGTCCCTTGGGGATGAGGATATTAGTCTTTTAATATTGGTCTGCCCAACGTTCCTAATTTTCATGGTTTGATGGGTTAATTTGACATTcctttataaattaattatatattttggtttattagttaagtttgaaaaaaaattattgcatagataactaatatatattgCTTCACTTTCACTTGTGCAGCAACAACGTTCTTTTACATGTGTTGAGCATCAGCTGCTTGCATTGCTACTGCTTCTAAAGCATTGTAAAATccatttatttgttaatttggATGAGGTTATGTTGATAATATTTGGCTGTGTTGTTTAGCTGCGCATTGGACTTTAGCCAGCTTtataactattatatatatatatatatatgtatttagGCTGTGTGAAATTGTTGTGTCAGACTGCTCGATCTGAAAATTCATCATGTTGATGGTTTATGCCTTAATGGTTGTAATCTATGTTTATAAACAGCTCGTTACTTTATGTAAACTGTAAAGCCCCCTGGCCTTGGACCTAATATGGCTTAATTATGACTTGCTTTGTATGTGCTGGGTTGACTTTGGTAATATGGTTGTCATATTGATGAATGTGATATTTactttatgttatgtttataatttatgttgtgatcatatattaaaaaaatgtctaTTTTGGTTGTACTGTTCAAAATTgggctgttacaaaaaaaaaacttgaaaataggcccattaaacaaaaaaaaaaccaattaaacaaaaaaaataataaaaaatcaattgggCTGCAATTGGCCCAAACCGTATAAAACCATCCGTCTGACCCGCAACCCGCTTAAACCCAACCCGCCCAAACCGTTAATGGATTTTGAGTTGATATGGGCCAGAGGTTTCCACCCGCGGATTGGGCCGGATTGAGGTTTTGGGCCCATACCGACCCAACCCGGCCCGTTGTCCACCCCTAGTGAAGAAGTGTAATAGgtctttttgtcaaaaaaaaaaagtgtaatagGTCTTGCATCGTGCACAAGGACATTTTGCCATTAGATTAACGATCCCACCACATTTAACAATACACCCTACATACCAAATTTTTATCATCTTCTTCCAAACCAATATTGTTCACCACTAGCTACCTTCAACCTCCGTGCACATGTGCTTCTTCCAACGTACAGTAAATCAACCTCTATTATCAATCCATCGAAACAAATGTAAAAAAAGTTCTAGatttcacaaaaataaattaaattaataaaaccaTAAATGGGAGTTGTCGGTAATTGATTGTTGCCTACAAAGACGAAGATCCAGTCCTAACCATCACCGACGATTGAATCCTTTGCGTCTTGGGAGAGATTGAC from Trifolium pratense cultivar HEN17-A07 linkage group LG1, ARS_RC_1.1, whole genome shotgun sequence includes these protein-coding regions:
- the LOC123905242 gene encoding zinc finger BED domain-containing protein DAYSLEEPER-like; protein product: MAQRARILQGTPTGSTQESAEPQSQSQIFNMDECRKVITHFVLSNENAFRCVGSEGFRQWGRQLQPQFTAPSRRTIAKDCYKLYLTEKLKLKTFFKTNCTSVALTTDCWTSPQKLSYLVITVFFTNNDGNDQKRIISFTLILGDKEDLEDSIARKVEEVLREWGIGNVSRVSSESTFSKGGSVLNTCWSSLSPRLVEALICTQSWLNLSVGVSTSGASRSGTAGEALPAAGPSV